The Actinoplanes sp. N902-109 genomic interval ACGCCCGGGGGTCTGTGCGGTGGCGGCGCGTGGGCCGTCGCGGTACTTCGGCGGGGAGGAGCCGGCGGCCGAGCGGATCGTCGAGCAGATCGCCCAGGCCTGTGGCGTGGAGAGCCAGGTGGGTGTTGCCGAAGGGGTGTTCGCGGCCGGGCTGGCGGCGCGTGCGGGGCAGCTCGTCGGGGCCGGGCTGACCCGCGAGTTTCTGGCGGGTGTGCCGGTGGACGCGTTGGAGCGGCCCGGGCTGGCGGATCTGTTGAAGCGGCTGGGAGTCCGGACGCTCGGGGATTTCGCCGCGCTGCCCCGGGAGGATGTGCTGACGCGGTTCGGGTTCGACGGTGCGCTCGCCCACCGGCTTGCGGCCGGTGCGGATCATCGGCAGCTCGCCGTCCGGAAACCGCCCCCGGACCTGGAAGTCACCGAGACCTACGACGAACCGCTCGACCGGGTGGATGTCGCCGCTTTCGCCGGGCGGGCGCTGGCTGAACGGTTGCACGAGAGGCTGGCCGCGTACGGACTGGCTTGCACGCGGCTGGGCATCGAAGCGGTCACCGCCGACGGCCAGGAGTTGCAGCGGATCTGGCGGCACGACGGGCTGCTCACCGCCGCGGCCATCGCCGAGCGGGTGCGCTGGCAGCTGGACGGCTGGCTGACCGGCGCGCGGCGCAACCGGATCGCCGGGCCGACCGCGGGGCTGGTGCGGCTCCGGCTGATCCCCGACGGGGTAATCGTCCATCTTGGACTTCAGCCGGGGTTGTGGGGTGATGCGGGGGCCGAGCGGGAACGGGCGCATCGGGCGTTCAGCCGGGTGCAGGGGTTGCTCGGGCCGGAGTCGGTGGTGACCGCGGTGGCCGGGGGCGGGCGGTCGGCCGACGACCAGGTGCGGTTCGTGCCATGGGGGGATGAGCGGGAGCCGGCCCGGCCGGCGGCGGCGGTGGCTGAGCCGATGGCGGTGGTTGCGGTGGCGGCGACGGCGCACAAGCCGGTGAATCCGATGCGGGAGACCGCGAATCCGGTGCGAGAGGCCGCCAATCCGGTGCGGGAGCCCGCGAATCTGGTGCGGGAGGCCGCGAATCCGGTGCGAGAAGCCGCCAACTCGGTGCGGGAGCCCGCGAATCCGGTGCGGGAGGCCGTGAACCCGGTGCGAGAAGCCGCCAACTCGGTGCGGGAGCCCGCGAATCCGGTGGGGGAGGCTGCGAGGCCGGTGGGGAGGGCCGGGAATGCGGCGGCGGAGGGAGGCGTGGCTGGGGGAGGCGGCGAGGGTGGTGCTGCGGAAAGGGGCGACGCCGGGAAAGGCGATGGCGCGGCGGGGGGAAGTGGGCGCTCCGGCTCGGGAAGTGTGGCGAGGGGCAGTGGGCGCTCTGGTTCGAGGGGGGAGAGCCGGGCGGAGAAGCTGCCGCCCTGGCCGGGGCGGGTGCCGGGGCCGGCGCCGGCGTTGGTGTTGCGGCAGCCGGAGGGGGTGGTGGTGCTGGACGCCGGCGGGCAGCCGGTGGGGGTGAGCGCTCGGCTCGAGGTGAGTGGGCGGCCCGCGGTGCTGCTGTGGGACGTACCGCTGGAGATTGTGGGGTGGGCCGGGCCGTGGCCGGTGGATGAGCGGTGGTGGGCGCCGGAGGAGGCGCGGCGGCGGGCCCGGTTTCAGGTGGCGGTGGCGGACGGGCGGGCGTTTCTGGTGTCGCTGGCCGGGGGGCACTGGACGGTCGAGGCGATCTATGACTGAGCAGCCGCTCGGCGGGCGGGCCGGGAAGAGCGACGGAAGACAGCGGGTCGGGGGAGAGCGATGGGTTTCAACAATCCGAAGGTGCCGTGGGGTGAGCTGGAGAGCGCGCTCACCGGGAAGAAGCATCTGCGCGTCGTCGACCCGCTGGCGCTGGACGGGGATGGCGGGGATGCGCCGGCGTGGAGCCGGAAGCGGCAGCCGTACGAGGCACCGGCGTTTGTCCGGAGTGCCGGTGCGGAGCCGTATGCCGAGCTGCATTGTCACAGCAACTTCAGTTTTCTGGACGGGGCGAGCCATCCGGAGGAACTGGCCGAGGAAGCGGCGCGACTGGGGTTGAGTGCGCTTGCCGTCACCGATCATGACGGGTTCTACGGGGTGGTCCGGTTTTCCCAGGCGGCCCGGGAGCTGGCGTTGCCGACGGTTTTCGGGGCGGAGCTCTCGCTCGATCTGACCAGACCGCAGAACGGGGAGGCCGATCCCGAGGGCCGGCATCTGCTGGCTCTTGCCCACGGGCCGGAAGGGTACGCGCGCCTGGCCCGGACGATTTCGCGCGGCCAGTTGGACGGCAAGGAGAAGGGCAAGCCTTCGTACGGGGACCTGGAGCAGATCGCCGATGTCCTGCGCGACCACGTCCTGGTGCTCACGGGGTGCCGCAAGGGCAGCGTGCCACGGGCATTGGCGGCCGAGGGGGTGGCCGGGGCGGCGCGGGAGCTGGACCGGCTGGTGCGGCTGTTCGGCCGGGGCAACGTCGTGGTCGAGTTGACCGCGCACGGCGACCCGTACGACGACGACCGCAACGACACCCTGTACGAGCTGGCGCGGAGCCGCCGGGTGGAGGTGGTGGCCACCGGCAACGTGCATTATGCGACGCCGGGGCGGCGGCGGTTGGCGACCACGCTGGCCGCGGTGCGGGCGCGGCGGTCGCTGGACGAGATGGACGGGTGGTTGCCCGCCGCGGGGACGGCTCATCTGCGCAGCGGGGCCGAGATGAAACGGTTGTTCGGGGCCTATCCGGGGGCGGTGGAGAACGCCGCGATGTTCGGTGACGACCTGGCTTTCGACCTCAACCTGGTGGCGCCACGGCTGCCCGATTTCCCCCTCCCGGAGCCGGGGCACACCGAGATGAGCTGGCTGCGGGAACTGACCATGCGCGGCGCGCGGGAACGGTACGGGCCACCACAGGCGCACCCGAAGGCGTACGAGCAGATCGAGCACGAGTTGCGGATGATCGAGGAGCTGGATTTCCCCGGCTATTTCCTCGTGGTGTACGACATCGTGCGGTTCTGCCGGGAGCAGAAGATCTACTGCCAGGGGCGGGGCTCGGCGGCTAATTCGGCGGTCTGTTACGCCTTGCGCATCACCAATGTGGACGCCGTGGAGTACGACCTGCTGTTCGAGCGGTTCCTGGCGCCGGAGCGGGACGGCCCGCCGGACATCGACGTGGACATCGAGTCGGACCGGCGCGAGGAGGTCATCCAGTACGTGTACGAGAAACACGGCCGGGAGCACGCCGCGCAGGTCGCCAACGTCATTTCCTATCGGCCGCGGTCGGCGGTGCGCGACATGGCCAAGGCGTTCGGGTTCTCGCCCGGGCAGCAGGACGCGTGGAGCAAACAGATCGACCGGTGGGGCAGCATCGCCACGCTCGATGTGGAGGACATCCCCGCGCACGTCGTCGAGTTCGCCAACCAGGTGCAGAGTTTCCCCCGGCACCTGGGCATCCATTCCGGTGGCATGGTCATCTGCGACCGCCCGATCATCGAGGTCTGCCCGGTGGAATGGGGGCGGATGGCCGGGCGCACGGTGCTGCAGTGGGACAAGGACGACTGCGCCGCGATCGAGCTGGTGAAGTTCGACCTGCTGGGGCTGGGGATGCTGTCGGCTTTGCATTATGCGTACGACATGATCGAACTTGATCTGGACATCGGCTCGATGCGGCTGGACGACGACGAGGTCTACGCGATGCTGCGCCGCGCCGATTCCGTCGGGGTTTTCCAGGTGGAGAGCCGGGCGCAGATGGCCACGCTGCCGCGACTCAAGCCGGACACGTTCTACGACCTGGTTGTCGAGGTGGCGCTGATCCGGCCGGGACCCATCCAGGGTGGTTCGGTGCATCCGTACATCCGGCGTAAGAACGGTCTTGAGGAAGCGTCGGTGCCGCATCCGTTGATGGCGAACGCCTTGGCCAAGACGCTCGGCGTGCCGCTGTTCCAGGAACAGCTCATGCAGCTTGCCATCGACGTCGCCGGTTTCGACCCGGCCGAGGCCGACCAGCTGCGCCGCGCGATGGGCTCCAAGCGGTCCGTCGAGAAGATGGAACGGATCAAGAGCCGCCTGTACGAGGGAATGGCCGGGCGTGGCATCACCGGTGAGCTCGCCGACGACCTTTTCGTGAAGCTGTCCGCATTCGCCAGTTACGGTTTCCCGGAAAGCCACGCGATGAGCTTCGCCTACCTCGTGTACGCGAGCGCATGGCTGAAGCGGTACCACCCGGCGCCGTTCTGCGCGGCTCTGCTCAACGCGCAGCCGATGGGGTTCTACTCACCGCAGTCGCTGGTCGACGACGCCCGCCGGCACGGGGTGGAGGTGCGCCGCCCGGACATCAACCTCAGCGACGCCGCGGCCACCCTGGAGTCCACCCCGGCGACCCGATGGGGGTCCGGACCGGGTGAGCCGCCGCATGCGTGGGGGCTGGGCGGTCCGGCCGTACGGATGGGCCTGTCCAGTGTGCGCACGCTGGGTGAGGACATGGCCACGACCATCGAGCGGGAACGCCGCACGCACGGGCCGTTCCGGGACATGGCCGATCTGGCCCGCCGCACCGGCTGCTCGGCCACCCATCTGGAGGCGCTGGCCACGGCCGATGCGTTCGCGGGGTTCGGGTTGTCCCGGCGGGAGGCGTTGTGGGCGGCGGGTGCGGCGGCGCAGGACCGCCCGGGCCGGCTGCCCGGCACGATCACCGGCACCGACG includes:
- a CDS encoding error-prone DNA polymerase, whose protein sequence is MGFNNPKVPWGELESALTGKKHLRVVDPLALDGDGGDAPAWSRKRQPYEAPAFVRSAGAEPYAELHCHSNFSFLDGASHPEELAEEAARLGLSALAVTDHDGFYGVVRFSQAARELALPTVFGAELSLDLTRPQNGEADPEGRHLLALAHGPEGYARLARTISRGQLDGKEKGKPSYGDLEQIADVLRDHVLVLTGCRKGSVPRALAAEGVAGAARELDRLVRLFGRGNVVVELTAHGDPYDDDRNDTLYELARSRRVEVVATGNVHYATPGRRRLATTLAAVRARRSLDEMDGWLPAAGTAHLRSGAEMKRLFGAYPGAVENAAMFGDDLAFDLNLVAPRLPDFPLPEPGHTEMSWLRELTMRGARERYGPPQAHPKAYEQIEHELRMIEELDFPGYFLVVYDIVRFCREQKIYCQGRGSAANSAVCYALRITNVDAVEYDLLFERFLAPERDGPPDIDVDIESDRREEVIQYVYEKHGREHAAQVANVISYRPRSAVRDMAKAFGFSPGQQDAWSKQIDRWGSIATLDVEDIPAHVVEFANQVQSFPRHLGIHSGGMVICDRPIIEVCPVEWGRMAGRTVLQWDKDDCAAIELVKFDLLGLGMLSALHYAYDMIELDLDIGSMRLDDDEVYAMLRRADSVGVFQVESRAQMATLPRLKPDTFYDLVVEVALIRPGPIQGGSVHPYIRRKNGLEEASVPHPLMANALAKTLGVPLFQEQLMQLAIDVAGFDPAEADQLRRAMGSKRSVEKMERIKSRLYEGMAGRGITGELADDLFVKLSAFASYGFPESHAMSFAYLVYASAWLKRYHPAPFCAALLNAQPMGFYSPQSLVDDARRHGVEVRRPDINLSDAAATLESTPATRWGSGPGEPPHAWGLGGPAVRMGLSSVRTLGEDMATTIERERRTHGPFRDMADLARRTGCSATHLEALATADAFAGFGLSRREALWAAGAAAQDRPGRLPGTITGTDAPTLPGMGEVDKLVADVWATGLSPDAHPAQFLRAGLDRRGALPINRLARVEAGTRIRVGGIVTHRQRPATAGGVTFVNLEDETGMLNVTCSPGLWQRYRRVARTSSALLVRGRLEKVEGVLNLVADQLETLTAPVTPASRDFR